From the genome of Nostoc punctiforme PCC 73102, one region includes:
- a CDS encoding CHAT domain-containing protein, translating into MISLQCCFKYLFSGILGLSLILIQSSSPAQTVKKEKEFLKNQAASLTSSGHEQLALDQANEALKTWQESTKIYRQLNDQEGITESLINQNLAFQALGLHKQACNTLLEALNFNTILGICDTTLQQPALTQKEQLTTLIGKQEATSVNLLGLQNLGEVLRILGKLNESETVLQETLTLAKLVSSSKISGIYLSLGNIEQTIYQQLQDKYSWIEEPLFREQIANIIPQKAQKSLWYYQTLENIPNISKSAKLQAQLNHLTLLISWEKWLSHQPNQANIHQKVNQQIRALVNQIDGNSSAFLELSLEPSIHARLNFANNLSQIPDEQLKSVAIRYAKLALKMAETINSIRWLSYSFGTLGKVSTQTEQKQAYFTKALGFAQSIRASDIAYEWQQQLGLIYQKQGKTELAIQNYNAAIANMTEVRDSLLSTNGDLQFSFQSEMEPTYRNYMRLLLTSPNPDLKRVIEINEGLQIARLENFLRCGKLDLVALNQLQNLKSAPTVIHIIDLGDTIEVIAQSTDGSLHHHSIESKLVRFQIDHLLEALQNENFSEVGESSITTSSQVIYEKLIAPIKTYLPLSGTLVFTLDKSFQSIPMALLYDGKHYLIERYSIAETLGSRIRQPRVLHENQMIALIAGLSKLSPSSIDPNAPKNMENLLPSKQEIENVEKQTKSSVALLDKKFTLKRFKEELTQNNFPIVHITTHGQFSSDPLKTVLVAYDKLINIRDFDSLIRGKTENSQDAIELLVLSACETAKGNKQSAMGIAGMAAQAGARSTVATLWRVDADSTALLMQEFYKGLNNGLPKAEALRQAQLSLLSNPKYKKAYYWGGFLLVGSWL; encoded by the coding sequence ACTTCATCAGGTCACGAACAATTAGCTCTAGATCAGGCGAATGAAGCTTTAAAAACTTGGCAGGAATCTACCAAAATATATCGCCAACTAAACGACCAAGAGGGAATTACGGAAAGCCTGATTAATCAAAACCTTGCTTTTCAAGCATTAGGATTACATAAACAAGCTTGCAATACACTTTTAGAAGCTTTAAACTTTAATACAATTCTAGGTATTTGCGACACGACTTTGCAGCAACCTGCTCTTACTCAAAAAGAGCAACTCACGACATTAATTGGTAAGCAGGAAGCAACATCGGTTAACTTACTTGGATTACAGAATCTCGGAGAAGTCTTGCGGATTTTGGGAAAGTTAAATGAATCTGAAACAGTTCTACAAGAAACGTTAACGCTAGCAAAACTTGTATCTTCATCAAAGATTAGTGGGATTTATCTGTCTCTAGGTAATATTGAACAGACAATTTATCAGCAATTACAAGATAAATATTCTTGGATAGAGGAACCACTTTTTCGAGAGCAGATTGCTAACATTATTCCACAAAAAGCGCAAAAATCACTCTGGTATTACCAAACACTAGAAAACATCCCAAATATCTCAAAATCAGCTAAACTGCAAGCTCAGTTGAATCACTTAACTTTACTGATCAGTTGGGAAAAATGGCTCAGTCATCAACCAAATCAAGCGAACATCCATCAGAAAGTTAATCAACAAATTAGAGCATTGGTAAATCAAATAGATGGCAATTCTTCTGCCTTTTTGGAGTTATCACTTGAGCCATCTATTCATGCTCGGTTGAATTTTGCTAATAACCTCAGCCAGATCCCAGATGAACAATTGAAATCAGTAGCGATTCGATATGCTAAATTAGCATTGAAAATGGCTGAAACTATTAATAGTATCCGATGGTTATCCTATAGTTTTGGTACTTTGGGTAAAGTATCAACTCAAACAGAACAAAAACAGGCATATTTTACGAAGGCTTTAGGATTCGCTCAATCAATTCGGGCTTCGGATATTGCTTACGAATGGCAGCAGCAGTTAGGACTAATTTACCAAAAGCAGGGAAAAACTGAGTTAGCGATTCAGAACTATAATGCTGCGATCGCAAACATGACTGAAGTGCGTGATAGTCTTTTGTCAACTAACGGAGATTTGCAGTTCTCTTTTCAGTCAGAAATGGAGCCGACATATCGTAATTATATGCGATTACTCTTAACATCACCTAATCCTGATTTAAAAAGAGTAATAGAGATAAATGAAGGATTGCAGATAGCACGCTTAGAAAACTTTCTCAGATGTGGCAAGCTTGACCTTGTTGCTTTGAATCAGCTTCAGAACCTCAAGAGCGCCCCAACAGTAATTCACATTATTGATTTAGGGGATACTATAGAAGTAATTGCTCAGTCAACAGATGGCTCACTTCACCACCATTCTATTGAATCTAAACTAGTTCGATTCCAGATAGATCATCTTTTAGAAGCTTTACAAAATGAAAATTTTTCTGAAGTAGGCGAAAGTAGCATTACTACTTCTTCTCAAGTAATTTATGAAAAGCTAATTGCACCAATAAAAACATATCTACCCCTATCAGGAACACTCGTATTCACTTTAGATAAATCTTTCCAAAGCATACCAATGGCATTGTTATATGATGGAAAACATTATTTAATAGAGCGTTACAGTATTGCAGAAACTTTAGGTTCCAGAATTAGACAACCTAGAGTCTTACATGAAAACCAGATGATAGCTTTAATAGCTGGACTATCAAAACTAAGCCCCAGTTCTATAGATCCAAATGCACCTAAAAATATGGAGAATTTGCTCCCATCTAAACAAGAAATAGAAAATGTAGAAAAACAAACTAAATCGTCAGTTGCCTTGTTAGACAAGAAGTTTACCCTTAAAAGGTTTAAAGAAGAACTAACTCAAAATAATTTTCCTATTGTACATATTACTACCCACGGTCAATTTAGTTCTGACCCACTCAAAACAGTACTGGTTGCCTATGACAAGCTAATTAATATTAGAGACTTTGACAGCTTAATCAGAGGTAAAACTGAAAATAGTCAAGATGCAATTGAGTTACTTGTTCTCAGCGCCTGCGAAACAGCTAAAGGCAACAAGCAGTCAGCAATGGGTATTGCAGGAATGGCTGCACAAGCTGGAGCGCGTAGTACTGTTGCTACTTTGTGGCGCGTGGATGCCGATTCTACCGCTTTGCTTATGCAAGAATTTTATAAAGGTTTGAACAATGGCTTGCCAAAAGCAGAAGCACTACGTCAGGCGCAATTAAGTTTACTGTCAAATCCTAAATATAAGAAGGCTTATTATTGGGGTGGGTTCCTCCTGGTTGGAAGCTGGTTGTAA
- a CDS encoding protein kinase domain-containing protein, with protein sequence MGYCINPLCTQRYNPDSAENCLACGNPLIINGRIRLLRPLRSLEQNPYTYTDVFEIEDIGTEEHPQPQIRVMKVLRWIDDSKLVELLKRESLILQILDHPGIPKSNREDYFTFRLNDNLLELHCLVMHKFEGENLTQWVQSYGRISQEMAYEWLLQLMEILDLVHRSGFFHRDIKPENIVHQPDGNLALVDFGGARQLSRTYFAKVSTSGGTTTGFGNGYEITAVRTACYSPLEQIHGQAVPQSDFYALGRTFVYLVTGISLIEIIMDEQTGRLIWRDKALHIDKFLADLLDDMMAPFVGQRPQSTQIIIQRLERLPNQSKFNRVIKSKPFQLSVFVLGLLSIVGLIYASLPLVAKYYLDSGKKAYKENQIDQAENDFQKAVYLNTSLKYTVADYFLNQGKEAYKENRIADAEKDFQRAIKYGHNLNNSVSIFYFEKGLQHQNNPKIARKNYELAIKYNPKDDTAYNNLAIACQQLYDYNCVNKTYEIIFKLKPNKWESHYGLGDFYDEQGEYDLAEKQYEIAIRSSDQAIFAVAALARLKNKKGDHTAAATLALKGLQKTNNRELQASLYKDLGWARLMENKLTEAERYLEKATKLDSERTDAYCLLSQIEESLGQLNYARAYIDACILTKSSLPEVFRWRQELLDRILDK encoded by the coding sequence GTGGGCTACTGCATAAATCCTCTTTGTACCCAACGTTATAATCCTGATAGCGCTGAAAATTGTTTAGCATGTGGAAATCCATTGATAATAAACGGGCGTATTCGTTTGCTACGCCCGTTGCGTTCCTTGGAGCAAAATCCATATACTTACACAGATGTCTTTGAAATTGAGGATATTGGCACAGAAGAACATCCTCAGCCTCAAATAAGAGTAATGAAAGTATTAAGATGGATTGATGATTCTAAGTTAGTTGAGCTACTTAAAAGAGAATCACTCATATTACAAATCTTAGACCATCCTGGAATTCCCAAGTCTAATAGGGAAGATTATTTCACATTTAGGCTGAATGATAATCTTCTAGAACTACATTGTCTAGTTATGCATAAGTTTGAAGGAGAGAATTTAACTCAGTGGGTACAATCTTATGGACGAATTAGCCAAGAAATGGCTTATGAATGGTTATTGCAGTTGATGGAGATTCTTGATTTAGTTCATCGGTCTGGTTTCTTCCACAGAGATATCAAACCAGAAAACATTGTTCATCAACCCGACGGGAATTTAGCACTTGTTGATTTTGGTGGAGCAAGACAGCTTAGTAGAACCTACTTTGCCAAAGTCAGTACCAGTGGAGGAACTACTACAGGATTCGGTAATGGTTACGAAATAACTGCTGTTAGGACAGCTTGTTACTCTCCCTTAGAGCAAATTCATGGACAAGCCGTACCACAGTCAGACTTTTACGCTTTAGGTAGAACTTTTGTTTACTTAGTCACAGGTATTTCTTTAATTGAAATCATAATGGACGAGCAGACAGGAAGACTAATTTGGAGAGATAAAGCACTTCACATAGATAAATTTCTGGCTGATTTACTTGATGATATGATGGCTCCTTTTGTTGGGCAGCGCCCACAAAGTACTCAAATAATAATACAGCGTTTGGAGCGCTTACCTAATCAATCAAAGTTTAATCGAGTAATTAAATCAAAGCCGTTTCAACTGAGTGTGTTTGTATTAGGTTTATTAAGTATTGTTGGTTTGATATATGCATCCCTACCTCTAGTAGCAAAATATTATTTAGATTCCGGTAAAAAAGCTTATAAAGAAAATCAAATTGACCAAGCTGAGAACGATTTTCAAAAAGCAGTATATTTGAATACTAGCTTAAAATACACAGTAGCAGATTATTTTTTAAATCAAGGTAAAGAAGCTTATAAAGAAAATAGGATTGCTGATGCTGAAAAAGACTTTCAAAGAGCAATAAAGTATGGACATAATTTAAATAATTCAGTCTCAATTTTTTACTTTGAGAAGGGTTTACAGCATCAAAATAACCCTAAAATTGCTAGAAAAAATTACGAGCTAGCTATAAAGTACAACCCGAAAGACGATACTGCGTATAATAATTTAGCAATTGCGTGTCAGCAGTTATATGACTATAATTGTGTTAACAAAACTTACGAAATAATTTTTAAGTTAAAACCTAATAAATGGGAATCGCATTACGGATTAGGTGATTTTTATGATGAACAGGGAGAATATGATTTAGCAGAAAAGCAATATGAAATTGCTATTAGAAGTAGCGATCAAGCTATATTTGCTGTTGCGGCTTTAGCAAGATTGAAAAATAAAAAAGGGGATCATACAGCAGCAGCTACTTTAGCTTTAAAAGGTTTGCAGAAAACTAACAATCGGGAATTACAAGCATCCCTGTATAAAGATTTAGGATGGGCAAGGTTAATGGAAAATAAGTTAACTGAAGCCGAAAGATATCTAGAAAAAGCAACAAAGTTAGATAGCGAAAGAACAGATGCATATTGTTTGCTATCTCAAATAGAAGAATCATTAGGTCAACTTAATTACGCCAGAGCTTATATAGATGCTTGTATCTTGACTAAATCTAGCCTACCAGAAGTGTTTCGCTGGAGACAAGAACTGCTAGATCGGATACTTGATAAATGA